The following are from one region of the Acidobacteriota bacterium genome:
- the queA gene encoding tRNA preQ1(34) S-adenosylmethionine ribosyltransferase-isomerase QueA: MLISEFNFDLPDELIAQEPLAQRDRSRMLIVQRAAQSFRDSAFAELPTLLNAGDVVVLNNTRVFPARLRGQRVLPMGERGAQVEALLSRLLDAATNEWEVIARPGRALKVGAQVEFGEGRLRGEVTGLLEDGKRHIRFTCDGDFNQVVDAIGNTPLPPYIKRDTAERLDEPRYQTVFAKQRGAIAAPTAGLHFTPRVLDELKARGVQIVEITHHVGYATFQPVRVERVEEHRIEAEHYEISADAAQTINTAKAAGQRVLAVGTTATRALESAANAAGMLRAEQRATELFIYPGHQFKSVDALLTNFHLPQSSLLLLVSALAGRELVLRAYRHAVAERYRFYSYGDCMLIV, encoded by the coding sequence ATGCTCATCTCTGAATTCAATTTTGACCTGCCCGATGAATTGATCGCGCAAGAACCGCTGGCGCAACGTGACCGTTCGCGCATGCTCATCGTTCAGCGCGCGGCGCAAAGCTTCCGCGACAGCGCCTTTGCCGAATTGCCGACGCTGCTCAACGCGGGCGATGTCGTCGTGCTCAACAACACGCGCGTCTTTCCGGCGCGGTTGCGCGGGCAGCGCGTGTTGCCGATGGGCGAACGTGGAGCCCAGGTCGAAGCCTTGTTGTCACGGTTGCTCGACGCCGCCACCAACGAATGGGAAGTCATCGCACGTCCGGGCCGGGCCTTAAAAGTGGGCGCGCAAGTGGAATTCGGCGAGGGGCGGTTACGCGGCGAAGTGACCGGCCTGTTGGAAGACGGCAAGCGCCACATCCGCTTCACCTGCGACGGCGATTTCAATCAGGTGGTGGATGCAATCGGCAATACGCCGCTGCCGCCTTACATCAAACGCGACACTGCCGAACGGCTGGATGAGCCGCGTTATCAAACGGTCTTTGCCAAACAGCGCGGGGCGATTGCCGCGCCGACGGCGGGGTTGCATTTCACGCCGCGCGTGCTGGATGAATTGAAAGCGCGCGGCGTGCAGATCGTTGAGATTACCCATCACGTTGGCTATGCGACCTTTCAACCCGTGCGGGTCGAACGGGTCGAAGAGCATCGCATCGAGGCTGAGCATTACGAAATCAGCGCAGATGCGGCGCAAACGATCAATACGGCAAAAGCCGCTGGCCAGCGCGTGCTGGCTGTCGGCACCACCGCGACGCGCGCGCTCGAAAGCGCCGCCAATGCCGCTGGCATGTTGCGCGCCGAACAACGCGCAACGGAACTTTTTATCTATCCGGGGCATCAATTCAAAAGCGTGGACGCCTTGCTGACAAATTTTCATTTGCCGCAATCTTCGCTGCTTTTGCTCGTTTCAGCATTGGCGGGCCGTGAATTGGTCTTGCGCGCGTACCGCCACGCCGTGGCAGAGCGTTACCGGTTTTATAGTTATGGTGATTGTATGTTGATTGTTTAG
- a CDS encoding redox-sensing transcriptional repressor Rex, translating to MKTEKISELTTNRLSVYLRCLNELETAGIATISSQALAKQFNLNSAQIRKDLAYFGEFGVRGVGYFVKELRRHLLEILGLNEKRRIALVGAGNLGLALANYQGFKRDTFCIVALFDDDPQKVGTQTPSDLPIHSTEQLAGIIEREEIDIVIIAVPAPAAQQVLDRVTAAGIKAVLNFAPVVLNPKAGVKVKNVDLSVSLESLSYFLAHPSNEAITVNHLDLFRVEPLESGKSA from the coding sequence ATGAAGACAGAGAAGATTTCGGAACTCACCACCAATCGCCTCTCGGTGTATTTGCGCTGCTTGAATGAATTGGAAACGGCGGGCATTGCGACCATCTCGTCGCAAGCGCTGGCCAAACAATTCAATTTGAATTCGGCGCAGATTCGCAAAGACCTGGCGTACTTTGGCGAGTTCGGAGTACGCGGCGTAGGTTATTTTGTCAAAGAGTTGCGCCGTCACCTGCTGGAAATTCTCGGTTTGAATGAGAAGCGCCGCATCGCCCTCGTGGGCGCAGGCAATCTGGGCTTGGCGCTGGCCAATTATCAAGGCTTCAAGCGCGACACCTTTTGCATCGTTGCGCTCTTTGACGATGATCCGCAAAAAGTGGGCACGCAAACACCCAGCGACTTGCCGATTCATTCGACCGAGCAATTGGCTGGGATCATCGAACGCGAAGAAATTGACATTGTGATCATTGCCGTCCCCGCGCCAGCCGCGCAGCAGGTTCTAGACCGCGTCACGGCAGCAGGCATCAAGGCTGTGCTCAACTTCGCACCCGTCGTGTTGAATCCGAAAGCGGGCGTAAAGGTCAAAAACGTGGATTTATCGGTGTCGCTGGAAAGCCTTTCTTATTTCCTGGCGCACCCCAGCAATGAAGCGATAACGGTCAATCACCTCGATCTATTTCGGGTTGAACCGCTGGAAAGCGGAAAGTCGGCCTAA
- a CDS encoding class II aldolase/adducin family protein — MIDEQKVKEHIVEIATRCYDRGLLVAGDGNISVRVGENRLIATPSGVSKGWMKPEMMCVVDLAGNSLETSEYQVSSEWPMHRIIYEQRPDIHAVCHAHPPHATGFAVAGLSLSKAILSEVVLTLGCVPLATYGTPSTRELTDAIEPYLEFHDALLMANHGAVAYATTLEQAFNKLETLEHTCKISFIARTLGNENVIPDRAIPKLFEIRERNGALPFEARTGQACGIGTSAAVSQGEGETVTLTRTELIELLTASAQLLQRQSERSTY, encoded by the coding sequence ATGATTGACGAGCAGAAAGTTAAAGAACACATCGTCGAGATTGCCACGCGCTGTTACGACCGCGGCTTGCTGGTCGCGGGCGACGGCAACATCAGTGTGCGCGTCGGCGAAAACCGGCTGATTGCCACGCCCTCTGGCGTCAGCAAGGGCTGGATGAAACCGGAGATGATGTGCGTAGTGGATTTGGCAGGCAACTCACTTGAAACATCGGAATACCAAGTCTCGTCTGAGTGGCCGATGCACCGCATTATTTATGAGCAGCGCCCGGACATTCACGCTGTCTGCCACGCCCATCCGCCACACGCCACCGGCTTCGCCGTCGCGGGTCTGTCACTCAGCAAAGCAATCTTGTCTGAGGTCGTCTTGACGCTGGGTTGCGTGCCGCTGGCGACTTATGGCACGCCTTCGACGCGCGAATTGACCGATGCAATTGAGCCGTATCTGGAATTCCACGATGCGTTGTTGATGGCGAATCACGGCGCGGTGGCCTATGCCACGACGCTGGAGCAGGCGTTCAACAAACTCGAAACGCTGGAACACACCTGCAAGATCAGCTTCATTGCGCGCACGCTGGGCAACGAGAACGTCATCCCTGACCGCGCGATTCCGAAGCTGTTTGAAATCCGCGAACGCAATGGCGCGCTGCCCTTTGAGGCGCGCACGGGACAAGCTTGCGGAATAGGAACTAGCGCGGCTGTCAGCCAGGGAGAGGGCGAAACGGTCACCTTGACGCGCACGGAGTTAATCGAATTGCTAACCGCTTCAGCACAACTGCTGCAACGGCAATCTGAAAGGAGCACTTATTAA
- the eutM gene encoding ethanolamine utilization microcompartment protein EutM: protein MEALGMIETKGLVAMIEASDAMVKAANVTLVGYEKIGGGFVTAIVRGDVAAVKAATDAGTAAARRVGELVSVHVIPRPHSSVDEALPVAIASRKK from the coding sequence ATGGAAGCACTCGGAATGATCGAGACCAAAGGCTTGGTCGCCATGATCGAAGCCTCTGACGCGATGGTCAAAGCGGCCAACGTCACACTGGTCGGCTACGAAAAGATCGGCGGCGGCTTCGTCACCGCCATCGTGCGCGGCGATGTCGCCGCCGTCAAAGCCGCCACCGACGCCGGCACCGCTGCGGCCCGTCGCGTCGGCGAACTGGTCAGCGTCCACGTCATCCCGCGCCCGCATTCGTCCGTAGACGAAGCCCTGCCGGTCGCCATCGCCTCACGCAAGAAATAG
- a CDS encoding N-acetylmuramoyl-L-alanine amidase — protein MAQTTAPTVRHLEIKLELDRAQPNVTTSGKERLITLAVPLEQAAPFLAVGFVWPQAAGQTRLKLRSSADGVTWSEWLKLAHDADATNENGEQASSLALLPAQTRFIQCHSESDKAPIRSLRVLFISPGATPRGMREQIQSKIQTNVMSQQPSTKYPKPPVVTRTEWGCPDGQITTHGTLSYTTVTHLIVHHTATGNTVANSDWPAVMRSIWNFHIFSNGWADIGYNYLVDPNGVIYEGRAGGDNVLGAHFSGVNAGTLGVSMIGTFTDVTPSEQALNSLRRLLAWKADQRGIDPTSKSRHAASGLELNNISGHRDGPGSTECPGDALYPLLPSLRESVKALLTSSAAATVSAASFSADALAGEAIVASFGNELATATQAAATTPLPLNLAGTTVVVRDSANVERPAPLFFVSPGQVNFQIPAGTKTGPAAVLIGNPAGRIASGTITVEPVAPALFAANSNGREVPAAVVLRVKADGAQSYEPVAVFDQTQNKFVATPIDVSNPNEQVFLIAFGSGFRNRTALAAVAAQVGGELAPVLFAGAVEGLVGLDQLNVRLPGKLVGRGEVDFLLQVDGKTADTLQIRIK, from the coding sequence ATGGCACAAACCACTGCACCAACGGTGCGACACCTGGAAATCAAACTTGAGCTTGACCGCGCGCAACCCAATGTGACAACCAGCGGCAAAGAGCGACTGATCACGCTCGCCGTGCCGCTTGAACAGGCCGCGCCATTCCTCGCGGTCGGCTTCGTCTGGCCGCAAGCCGCCGGGCAAACGCGCTTGAAACTGCGCAGTTCAGCGGATGGCGTAACGTGGAGCGAATGGTTGAAGCTGGCGCACGATGCCGATGCGACGAATGAAAATGGCGAGCAGGCAAGCAGCCTGGCGTTGTTACCAGCACAGACACGCTTCATTCAATGTCACAGCGAAAGCGACAAAGCGCCCATCCGCAGCTTGCGCGTCCTCTTCATTAGCCCCGGCGCAACGCCGCGCGGGATGCGGGAACAGATTCAAAGCAAAATTCAAACCAACGTCATGAGCCAGCAACCTTCGACCAAATATCCCAAACCGCCCGTCGTTACGCGCACCGAATGGGGCTGCCCCGACGGCCAGATCACGACGCACGGCACATTGAGTTACACCACCGTCACGCATCTGATCGTGCATCACACGGCGACCGGCAACACGGTGGCGAATAGCGACTGGCCCGCCGTAATGCGCAGCATCTGGAATTTCCACATCTTCTCGAATGGCTGGGCGGATATTGGCTATAACTATTTAGTTGACCCCAACGGCGTGATTTACGAAGGCCGCGCGGGCGGGGACAACGTGCTGGGCGCGCATTTCAGCGGCGTCAATGCCGGGACGCTGGGCGTTTCGATGATCGGCACCTTCACCGATGTCACGCCCAGCGAACAGGCGCTCAACAGCCTGCGCCGCCTCCTGGCCTGGAAAGCCGATCAGCGCGGGATTGATCCGACCAGCAAGTCGCGCCATGCGGCTTCGGGACTGGAACTCAACAATATCTCCGGCCACCGCGATGGGCCAGGCTCGACCGAATGTCCGGGCGATGCGTTGTATCCGCTGCTGCCCAGTTTGCGCGAAAGCGTGAAAGCTTTACTGACAAGCAGCGCTGCCGCGACCGTTTCCGCCGCCAGCTTCAGCGCCGACGCGCTCGCCGGCGAAGCCATCGTCGCCAGCTTCGGCAACGAATTGGCGACTGCGACGCAAGCGGCGGCGACGACACCGTTGCCGTTGAATTTGGCAGGCACGACCGTTGTCGTCCGTGACAGCGCCAATGTCGAACGCCCAGCGCCGCTGTTTTTTGTCTCACCGGGACAGGTCAATTTTCAAATCCCGGCCGGCACGAAAACAGGCCCGGCTGCTGTGTTGATCGGCAATCCCGCCGGACGCATCGCCAGCGGCACGATCACGGTTGAACCGGTCGCGCCCGCGCTCTTTGCCGCCAACAGCAACGGACGCGAGGTACCCGCCGCCGTAGTGTTGCGAGTCAAAGCTGATGGCGCACAAAGCTATGAACCCGTCGCCGTGTTCGATCAAACGCAAAACAAATTCGTGGCCACACCGATTGACGTGAGCAATCCAAATGAACAGGTTTTCCTGATCGCGTTTGGCAGCGGCTTCCGCAACCGCACTGCGCTGGCGGCGGTCGCGGCCCAAGTCGGCGGTGAACTCGCGCCCGTACTCTTTGCCGGGGCGGTCGAAGGCTTGGTCGGATTGGATCAATTGAACGTCCGCCTGCCGGGTAAGTTGGTTGGGCGCGGCGAGGTTGATTTCTTGTTGCAGGTGGATGGAAAAACCGCCGACACACTTCAGATTCGGATCAAGTAA
- a CDS encoding EutN/CcmL family microcompartment protein, with the protein MIIGRIIGTVVATRKDARLEGKKLLLVRPLTLTGEDENSYLVAIDTVGAGFREKVLVVSGSSARLADGLKDRPVDAAIVGIIDTVEVTD; encoded by the coding sequence ATGATTATTGGACGCATCATCGGCACCGTCGTCGCCACACGCAAAGATGCGCGGCTGGAAGGCAAGAAACTCCTGCTCGTGCGTCCATTGACGCTGACGGGCGAGGATGAGAACAGCTATCTGGTCGCCATTGACACGGTTGGCGCGGGCTTCCGCGAAAAGGTGCTGGTCGTATCGGGCAGCAGCGCGCGGTTGGCGGATGGATTAAAAGATAGGCCGGTGGATGCGGCGATTGTGGGGATTATTGATACGGTGGAAGTGACGGATTGA
- the ruvA gene encoding Holliday junction branch migration protein RuvA, protein MIAHIAGKLIQKQPNSVIVDVGGVGYELTVPLSTFYDLGEIGADVSLRAYTYVREDALQLFGFRTDREKQLFLLLTSVSGVGPKLAITLLSGMNADDLIRAVRDNNLARLTNIPGVGKKTAERLVVELRDKVAKLSVAAQAEPVQSDYMAVANALSDDIVSALVNLGYQKAAAEKAVGNVFKENADASFETALKLALRALAR, encoded by the coding sequence TTGATCGCACACATCGCAGGCAAACTAATCCAAAAACAACCTAACTCCGTCATCGTTGACGTGGGCGGCGTCGGTTACGAACTGACCGTCCCGCTCTCGACCTTTTATGACTTGGGCGAAATCGGCGCGGATGTCTCGCTGCGCGCATACACCTATGTGCGCGAAGACGCCTTGCAACTCTTTGGCTTTCGCACCGACCGCGAGAAACAGTTGTTCCTGCTGCTGACCAGCGTCAGCGGCGTCGGCCCCAAATTGGCGATCACCCTGCTGTCGGGAATGAACGCTGATGATCTGATCCGCGCGGTGCGTGATAACAATCTGGCGCGGCTCACCAACATCCCCGGTGTCGGCAAGAAAACCGCCGAACGCCTGGTCGTCGAGTTGCGCGATAAGGTGGCGAAACTGAGCGTGGCGGCGCAGGCCGAACCGGTGCAGTCGGATTACATGGCGGTGGCCAATGCGCTCAGCGACGACATCGTTTCGGCGCTGGTGAATTTGGGGTATCAGAAAGCGGCGGCGGAAAAAGCGGTGGGAAATGTGTTCAAAGAGAATGCGGACGCGAGCTTTGAGACGGCGTTGAAATTGGCGTTGCGTGCATTGGCGCGCTGA
- a CDS encoding GNAT family N-acetyltransferase, giving the protein MTLADLNEVWQLDLRCFLNGEAYERDTFRFLLSNPHTIARQIRADDGEMGAFALAVVEEDGSGHLTTIGVAPEHRRRGLARMLMHEVERTFLARGIITVRLEVRVDNLAAQQLYEHLGYVVVQRMNRYYSNGDDGYLMVKALYA; this is encoded by the coding sequence ATGACGCTGGCTGACCTGAATGAGGTGTGGCAACTTGATTTGCGCTGTTTTTTGAATGGGGAAGCTTATGAGCGGGATACGTTCCGCTTTTTACTGTCCAATCCGCACACCATCGCGCGGCAAATACGCGCGGACGATGGTGAAATGGGAGCCTTCGCTTTGGCCGTAGTCGAAGAAGACGGCAGCGGCCATCTGACCACCATCGGGGTAGCGCCCGAACATCGCCGCCGCGGTTTGGCCCGTATGCTGATGCACGAAGTCGAACGCACCTTTCTCGCCCGCGGGATCATTACCGTTCGACTGGAGGTACGCGTTGACAATCTGGCGGCGCAACAACTGTACGAACATTTGGGTTATGTCGTGGTACAGCGGATGAATCGTTATTATTCAAATGGCGATGACGGCTATTTGATGGTCAAAGCGCTTTATGCCTAA
- a CDS encoding nucleotidyltransferase domain-containing protein: MEVTLPLAAKPFEQDIQHAVEILKSGGCSEVFLFGSLAEGRAHEHSDIDLAVRGCPTGEFFPLFGELMFELHHSVDLIDLDAPDPFAQFLLQHGVLKRVG; encoded by the coding sequence ATGGAAGTAACGTTACCACTCGCGGCAAAACCATTTGAACAAGACATTCAGCACGCTGTCGAAATCTTGAAAAGCGGCGGTTGCAGCGAAGTCTTCCTGTTCGGCTCACTGGCGGAAGGCCGCGCCCACGAACATTCCGACATTGACTTAGCGGTGCGGGGTTGTCCGACCGGCGAGTTCTTCCCTCTGTTTGGTGAGCTGATGTTTGAGTTGCACCACTCCGTTGACCTGATAGACCTCGACGCGCCTGACCCCTTTGCGCAATTCCTCTTGCAGCATGGAGTGCTGAAACGTGTTGGATGA
- the ruvB gene encoding Holliday junction branch migration DNA helicase RuvB: protein MASKKQTPEQAAARLVGSNSMDDEQQIELSLRPQFLREYIGQKKVKDNLNIFIKAARARGEALDHVLLNGPPGLGKTTLAAICAREMGAQMKVTAGPVIEKAGDLAALLMNIGEGDVLFIDEIHRLHPAIEEILYPAMEDFELDIIIGQGPSARSVKLDLPRFTLVGATTRPGMLSGPLRGRFGINFHLDFYPVEDLQIIVERSAAILNAQLEEAGAQALAQRSRGTPRIANRLLRRVRDFAEVEGDGRITAEIATDALNRMEVDRYGLDEIDRKLLLTIIEKFNGGPVGVGTISAAINEEKDAIEEIYEPYLIQIGFLNRTPRGRMATPAAYNHFGIGWQPKSERDQQGLFQ from the coding sequence ATGGCAAGCAAGAAACAAACGCCTGAGCAAGCGGCGGCCAGATTGGTCGGCAGCAATTCAATGGATGACGAACAGCAAATCGAACTCTCGCTGCGCCCCCAATTCCTGCGCGAATACATCGGCCAGAAAAAAGTCAAAGACAACCTGAACATCTTCATCAAAGCCGCCCGCGCCCGTGGCGAGGCGCTCGATCACGTGCTGCTCAACGGCCCGCCGGGTTTGGGTAAAACGACATTGGCGGCGATTTGCGCGCGCGAGATGGGCGCGCAGATGAAAGTGACCGCCGGGCCGGTGATCGAAAAAGCCGGTGATCTGGCGGCGCTGCTGATGAATATCGGCGAAGGCGATGTGCTGTTTATTGACGAGATTCACCGCCTGCATCCGGCTATCGAAGAGATTCTCTATCCGGCGATGGAGGATTTCGAGTTGGACATCATCATCGGGCAGGGGCCGTCGGCGCGTTCGGTCAAGCTGGATTTGCCGCGCTTCACGCTGGTGGGCGCAACGACGCGGCCAGGGATGCTTTCGGGGCCGTTGCGCGGGCGTTTCGGCATCAACTTCCATCTCGATTTTTATCCGGTCGAAGACCTGCAAATCATCGTCGAGCGTTCGGCGGCAATCTTGAACGCGCAACTGGAAGAAGCAGGCGCGCAGGCCCTCGCGCAACGTTCGCGCGGGACGCCGCGCATCGCCAATCGTCTGTTGCGCCGCGTGCGCGACTTTGCCGAAGTCGAAGGCGACGGGCGCATCACGGCGGAAATCGCCACCGACGCGCTGAATCGGATGGAAGTGGATCGCTACGGCCTGGACGAAATTGATCGCAAGCTGTTGCTGACGATTATCGAAAAATTCAACGGCGGCCCGGTCGGCGTCGGCACCATCTCGGCGGCGATTAACGAAGAGAAAGATGCGATTGAAGAGATTTATGAGCCGTACCTGATTCAAATCGGCTTCCTCAATCGCACGCCGCGCGGGCGCATGGCGACGCCGGCGGCTTACAACCATTTCGGTATCGGCTGGCAACCGAAGAGCGAGCGCGACCAGCAGGGGCTGTTTCAATGA
- a CDS encoding MFS transporter — MNSLQAETAPRPALWPARVPIYYGWVTLLVAALAMVGTLPGRTQGLGLITEPLMRDLGIDRVQWAQINLWATLIGSLFCVGIGRLIDRLGSRVVLTTVTLLLGAVVVLLSAAQSVWLVAVLITLTRGFGQSALSVISLTIVGQWFVKKLNLAMGLYSVLLSIGFMVAFPLTGTAVLHSGWRAAWAGLGMALLLGLAPLSWALMRQTPEACGIALDGEKQTAPTAADLTGYTLRQALLTPAFWVFALSSSVYGLLASGIALFNESILAERGFDAATYYRTLVITALTALAGNFLGGWLSQRWTMNRLMAGAMALLAGALLALPQVRTQGQVAAWAVVMGAAGGVVIVIFFSFWSRTFGRAHLGKIQGAAQALTVLASALGPLLLAACVTRTGSYATVFYVLALVVGGLGISAWIVPVPPESS, encoded by the coding sequence ATGAACTCATTACAAGCTGAGACCGCGCCGCGCCCAGCGCTTTGGCCCGCGCGCGTGCCGATTTACTACGGTTGGGTGACGCTCTTGGTCGCCGCGCTCGCGATGGTCGGCACGTTGCCGGGCCGCACGCAAGGCTTGGGGCTGATTACCGAACCGCTCATGCGCGACTTGGGGATTGACCGCGTGCAGTGGGCGCAGATCAATCTCTGGGCCACGCTGATCGGTTCGCTGTTTTGCGTGGGCATAGGCCGTCTGATTGACCGGCTGGGCAGCCGCGTCGTGCTGACTACGGTGACGCTGTTGTTGGGCGCGGTCGTTGTGCTGTTGAGCGCGGCCCAAAGCGTCTGGCTGGTAGCGGTGTTGATCACGTTGACACGCGGCTTTGGGCAAAGTGCGCTTTCGGTCATCAGCCTGACCATCGTCGGCCAATGGTTTGTCAAAAAGCTGAACCTGGCGATGGGACTTTATTCGGTGCTGCTGAGCATCGGATTTATGGTCGCCTTCCCGCTGACGGGCACGGCGGTTTTGCACAGCGGCTGGCGCGCGGCTTGGGCTGGCCTGGGGATGGCGCTCTTGCTGGGGCTTGCGCCGTTGAGTTGGGCGCTGATGCGGCAAACGCCCGAAGCGTGCGGGATTGCGTTGGACGGAGAGAAGCAAACGGCCCCAACAGCCGCAGATTTGACCGGCTACACCTTGCGCCAAGCTTTGCTGACGCCCGCTTTCTGGGTCTTTGCCTTAAGCAGTTCGGTGTACGGGCTGCTGGCTTCGGGCATCGCACTATTCAACGAATCCATTCTGGCCGAGCGCGGGTTTGACGCCGCCACTTATTACCGCACGCTGGTCATTACGGCGTTGACCGCGCTGGCGGGCAACTTTCTGGGTGGCTGGCTCAGTCAGCGTTGGACGATGAATCGGCTGATGGCAGGCGCAATGGCTTTGTTGGCCGGCGCGTTGCTGGCCTTGCCGCAGGTGCGCACGCAAGGGCAAGTCGCCGCCTGGGCGGTGGTCATGGGCGCGGCGGGTGGCGTCGTCATCGTCATCTTTTTTTCATTCTGGAGCCGCACTTTCGGACGTGCCCATCTGGGGAAAATTCAAGGCGCGGCGCAAGCGCTGACGGTACTGGCCTCCGCCCTCGGCCCGTTGTTGCTGGCAGCCTGTGTGACCCGCACGGGTTCTTATGCAACGGTGTTTTATGTGCTGGCCTTGGTGGTGGGAGGGTTGGGAATTAGCGCCTGGATAGTACCGGTACCGCCGGAATCCAGCTAA
- a CDS encoding tetratricopeptide repeat protein has translation MPPPPPPPAPKPEVRKPAAPAALRAFEQAVKVFNRRQFEEAKELFETLLQKFPQEVEILSRSQMYLQVCHQKLTAAPVVPVRNVSADELYDRGVYALNVGDFAQARNFFEKALRLNPNEPHFLYSLAATYAQTGSHEQALDYLRRSIQIQPRFRSQAFDDADFSGLRENRHFQELLGLTSPFDLLEARR, from the coding sequence TTGCCGCCACCACCACCACCACCTGCGCCCAAACCGGAAGTCCGCAAACCTGCGGCCCCGGCTGCGTTACGGGCGTTTGAGCAGGCCGTCAAGGTCTTTAATCGGCGCCAGTTTGAAGAGGCCAAAGAACTGTTTGAAACGTTGTTACAGAAATTTCCGCAAGAGGTCGAAATCCTGAGCCGGTCACAGATGTATTTGCAGGTCTGTCATCAGAAATTGACTGCCGCACCCGTTGTGCCGGTGCGCAACGTTTCCGCCGATGAATTGTACGACCGTGGGGTGTACGCCCTGAACGTGGGCGATTTTGCTCAGGCCCGCAATTTCTTTGAAAAGGCTTTGCGGTTAAACCCTAACGAACCGCATTTTCTCTATTCCTTAGCGGCGACCTACGCTCAAACGGGTTCGCACGAACAGGCGCTTGATTACCTGCGCCGTTCGATTCAAATTCAACCGCGGTTTCGTTCACAGGCCTTTGACGACGCAGATTTTTCCGGCTTGCGTGAGAACCGGCACTTTCAGGAATTGCTGGGCCTGACCTCGCCCTTTGACCTGCTCGAAGCGCGCCGCTAA